In Bacillus sp. S3, the sequence CCATTACAGCCGATTTTCCATACCATGCCGATTGCTGCAAAAGACTGGCTTCTAATTGTCGGACTTTCCTCAATACCAACTTTTTTACTAGCAGGAACATTTTTGTTAAGAAAAACAAAATAAAGTGTGTTATAATCCAAAAGGTAATAGAAACCATTCTATTACCTTTTGTCTTTTTTACATACATTGAAAGCCGATCATTTTTAAAAGATTGGATGTGCACGATATGGTTATTAGTATGACAGGCTTTGGCAGAGGAAAGGCCGTTTCCGGGTTATCCACAGTAAATGTAGAAATAAAAACAGTCAATCATCGATTTTCCGAAATAAATATACGGATGCCGAGAACTCTGTTAAAAATAGAAGATAAAATGAAAAAGAAACTAAACAAGCATATTCGCCGCGGCAGGGTAGAGGTTTATGTAAGTGTTGAGGGAGAAGGTACTGTCACCCGCAATGTTCAAGTAGATTGGAAACTGATTGAAGAATATTATCAATTCATCGAACAGGTACGGAGCAAATATGGGATAGAAGATACCATCACGTTAAAGGATTTGTTGAATCGGACAGACCTCTTACATATTGAAGAAAGTGAATCAGGGAATGAAGAGATTGAGAATCTAGTTCTTACCGCTGTTGAAGAAGCAGTGATCTTATTAAAACAAATGCGGACGGCTGAAGGTGAAGAAATGAAAAAAGATTTGCTGGCTATTTCTTCGCAATTAGAAGCAAATGTTTTTGACCTTCAGAAATATGCACCACTTGTTGTCCAATCCTTTAAAGAGCGCCTAACGAAAAGGATGCAGGAGTTCGTCAATGGACAATTAGATGAAACGCGAATTTTAACAGAAGTAGCTGTTTTTGCAGATAAAGCAGATATTAATGAAGAAATTACCCGATTAAAGAGTCATATACAGCAATTCTTGCAAACTTTAAATGACTATGAGCCAATTGGAAGGAAGCTTGATTTTATCGTTCAAGAAATGAATAGGGAAGCGAATACGATCGGATCCAAAGCAAATGATTCAAACATCGCTAAAAAGGTTGTTGAAATAAAAAGTTTACTTGAAAAGCTGAAGGAACAGGTTCAGAATATCGAGTAGGACTTGTTTAGAAACTGTTTAACACGGTCAAAATATATTATTAATGATTGGATGAGTGACCATGTCGATTAAATTAATTAATATTGGATTTGGAAATATTGTTTCTGCCAATCGAATTATTTCCATTGTCTCCCCGGAATCAGCACCAATTAAAAGAATTATTCAGGATGCCCGGGATCGGGGCTCGTTAATAGATGCTACATACGGACGACGTACCCGTGCAGTGATTGTTATGGATAGCGACCATGTGATTCTATCAGCTGTACAGCCTGAGACCGTCGCCCATCGCTTGACGGACCGTGATGAAACTATTGATGAAGGGTAGGATTTTTGAATGCAGGAAAAAGGATTGCTGATTGTACTATCTGGGCCATCCGGGGTTGGAAAAGGAACGGTGCGAAAAGAAATATTTTCTCATCCCGATACCGCTTTTGAATACTCGATTTCAATGACAACCCGCGCTCCGCGCGCTGGAGAAGTGGATGGGGTCGATTACTTTTTTAAGTCAAGAGGAGAATTTGAACAGTTAATCGAGCAAGGCAAGCTCCTGGAGTACGCCGAATTTGTCGGCAACTACTACGGAACCCCTGTAGATTATGTCCGCGAAACCCTTGATGACGGGAAAGATGTCTTCTTAGAAATAGAAGTAAAAGGCGCCCGTCAAGTTCGAGAAAAATTCCCTGAAGGATTATTTATTTTCCTGATGCCGCCAAGTCTTACCGAATTAAAGAATCGGATTGTGACTAGAGGTACGGAAACGGATGATATTATCCATAATCGGATGTTATCTGCCCGCGAAGAAATAGAAATGATGGAATTATATGATTACGTCGTTGAAAATGACCAAGTAGAGCTGGCCTGCGAGCGTGTCAAGGCAATTGTAACAGCTGAACATTGCCGTAGAGAACGAATAGAACATCGTTATAAAAAATTGCTGGAGGTTGAATAATATGTTATATCCGTCAATTGACTCATTGTTAGAAAAAATTGATTCAAAATATTCACTTGTGTCCGTAGCTGCAAAACGTGCCCGTGTCATGTCACAGGTGCACGATGAAAGATTGCCTAAATATGTTTCCTATAAACATGTTGGGAAAGCATTAGAGGAAATTTATAGCGGTGAGCTAACCTACCGGATTTCACAAAAAGCTGAAATGCAAGAATAATTAAGGGTAATAAACAAAAAAATGAAAGAAGGTCTGACAATTGGAAATCATCCTGCATGTCAGCCTTTTTTATTTGGTTTAACAAAATTCGTTGAAAATTGTCGATTCTAGATAGGAAAAAGATGAAAAAATGGTTTTTTTCTAGCATAATAAGAAGATAAGAGTGGTCGAGAAGTGAGGGATAGCAGGTAA encodes:
- a CDS encoding YicC/YloC family endoribonuclease; translation: MVISMTGFGRGKAVSGLSTVNVEIKTVNHRFSEINIRMPRTLLKIEDKMKKKLNKHIRRGRVEVYVSVEGEGTVTRNVQVDWKLIEEYYQFIEQVRSKYGIEDTITLKDLLNRTDLLHIEESESGNEEIENLVLTAVEEAVILLKQMRTAEGEEMKKDLLAISSQLEANVFDLQKYAPLVVQSFKERLTKRMQEFVNGQLDETRILTEVAVFADKADINEEITRLKSHIQQFLQTLNDYEPIGRKLDFIVQEMNREANTIGSKANDSNIAKKVVEIKSLLEKLKEQVQNIE
- the gmk gene encoding guanylate kinase — encoded protein: MQEKGLLIVLSGPSGVGKGTVRKEIFSHPDTAFEYSISMTTRAPRAGEVDGVDYFFKSRGEFEQLIEQGKLLEYAEFVGNYYGTPVDYVRETLDDGKDVFLEIEVKGARQVREKFPEGLFIFLMPPSLTELKNRIVTRGTETDDIIHNRMLSAREEIEMMELYDYVVENDQVELACERVKAIVTAEHCRRERIEHRYKKLLEVE
- the remA gene encoding extracellular matrix/biofilm regulator RemA, which codes for MSIKLINIGFGNIVSANRIISIVSPESAPIKRIIQDARDRGSLIDATYGRRTRAVIVMDSDHVILSAVQPETVAHRLTDRDETIDEG
- the rpoZ gene encoding DNA-directed RNA polymerase subunit omega, whose protein sequence is MLYPSIDSLLEKIDSKYSLVSVAAKRARVMSQVHDERLPKYVSYKHVGKALEEIYSGELTYRISQKAEMQE